Proteins encoded by one window of Elusimicrobiota bacterium:
- the phoU gene encoding phosphate signaling complex protein PhoU: MTMKRHFDTDLEDLRGRLLRMGSLCEEMVHYAVKVVVERDDSHVAKVQDWERQVNALHIDIDEVCLRLIALHQPAAGDLRLIAAAIKINSDLERVGDQAVNIAETGVYLLKEPKIKLGDIPRMVEVAAGMLKDSLDAFSRGDVELARDVIRRDDEEDRLKSQTFNELVTLMQSDASAIQRGMDIILIARNLERIADHATNVAEDVIFMVLGKDIRHSAEKV, from the coding sequence ATGACGATGAAGCGCCATTTCGACACGGACCTGGAGGACCTCCGCGGCCGGCTGCTGCGCATGGGGAGCCTGTGCGAGGAGATGGTCCACTACGCGGTCAAGGTCGTCGTCGAGCGCGACGACAGCCACGTCGCCAAGGTCCAGGACTGGGAGCGCCAGGTCAACGCGCTGCACATCGACATCGACGAGGTCTGCCTGAGGCTGATCGCCCTGCACCAGCCCGCGGCCGGCGACCTGCGCCTGATCGCGGCCGCCATCAAGATCAACTCCGACCTCGAGCGCGTCGGCGACCAGGCCGTGAACATCGCCGAGACCGGCGTCTACCTCCTCAAGGAGCCGAAGATCAAGCTCGGCGACATCCCGCGCATGGTGGAGGTCGCGGCGGGCATGCTCAAGGACTCCCTCGACGCGTTCTCCCGCGGGGACGTCGAGCTCGCGCGCGACGTGATCCGGCGCGACGACGAGGAGGACCGCCTCAAGAGCCAGACCTTCAACGAGCTCGTCACCCTCATGCAGAGCGACGCGTCGGCCATCCAGCGCGGGATGGACATCATCCTGATCGCGCGCAATCTGGAGCGCATCGCCGACCACGCCACGAACGTCGCCGAGGACGTGATCTTCATGGTCCTCGGCAAGGACATCCGGCACTCCGCCGAGAAGGTCTAA
- a CDS encoding exopolysaccharide biosynthesis protein — translation MSVERHLVALEAAIDGPMTLGQLTRRMHHAGFGLIIIFVCMPFLQPLPLAGLSTVLGAFIALQGVQLVRGRREPHLPDWIARRRLEANTLHLLLGAARRFFALAEKVSRPRWRALAANERAVGAGIALCGALLALPFPIPLSNMICASPAVLLSLGMLEEDGLIALLGWLGIFLTVCFHVGLALLGADGTLALWRAAFP, via the coding sequence ATGTCCGTCGAGCGCCATCTGGTCGCGCTCGAGGCCGCCATCGACGGTCCGATGACCCTCGGCCAGCTCACGCGCCGCATGCACCACGCCGGGTTCGGGCTCATCATCATCTTCGTGTGCATGCCCTTCCTCCAACCCCTGCCGCTGGCCGGGCTCTCGACCGTGCTCGGCGCGTTCATCGCCCTCCAGGGCGTCCAGCTCGTCCGCGGCCGCAGGGAGCCGCATCTGCCGGACTGGATCGCGAGGCGCCGCCTCGAGGCGAATACCCTGCACCTCCTGCTCGGCGCCGCGCGCCGCTTCTTCGCGCTCGCGGAAAAGGTGTCGCGCCCGCGCTGGCGCGCCCTGGCCGCCAACGAGCGCGCGGTCGGCGCCGGCATCGCGCTGTGCGGCGCCCTGCTCGCCCTGCCGTTCCCGATCCCGCTGTCCAACATGATCTGCGCCAGCCCCGCGGTCCTGCTCTCGCTGGGCATGCTCGAGGAAGACGGCCTGATCGCCCTGCTCGGCTGGCTCGGGATCTTCCTCACCGTCTGCTTCCACGTCGGCCTGGCCCTGCTCGGCGCCGACGGGACCCTCGCGCTGTGGCGGGCGGCGTTCCCTTAG